In Sporosarcina psychrophila, a genomic segment contains:
- a CDS encoding YwgA family protein: MLSEHAKIVQFISMANEVTGRKKLQKMIYIAKKMNFPFAEKYELHMYGPYSEELTLRIEELCEMGFLAEQCTDKGSYVQYSYQVTGEGAGFLEMADAAHAMLGTCIDSMNVKSSRFLELVSTLLYFDHLDKDEQIAKVLIVKNKLNFSAEEMTAAFDFISEIQTYAVQ, translated from the coding sequence GTGTTATCAGAACACGCTAAAATTGTGCAATTCATCTCAATGGCAAATGAAGTCACTGGACGAAAAAAGTTACAAAAAATGATTTATATTGCGAAAAAGATGAATTTCCCATTCGCTGAAAAATATGAGCTTCACATGTACGGACCCTACTCGGAAGAATTAACGTTGCGTATTGAGGAACTATGCGAAATGGGATTTCTGGCGGAGCAGTGTACGGACAAAGGATCGTACGTCCAATATAGCTATCAAGTGACAGGCGAGGGGGCGGGTTTCCTCGAAATGGCAGACGCTGCCCACGCAATGCTAGGGACCTGCATCGACAGCATGAACGTCAAGAGCTCCCGTTTCCTCGAACTCGTTTCGACATTGCTGTACTTTGATCATCTTGACAAGGACGAGCAAATCGCTAAAGTCCTTATCGTGAAAAATAAACTGAACTTCTCTGCGGAGGAGATGACGGCTGCATTTGACTTCATAAGTGAAATTCAAACGTACGCGGTTCAGTAA
- a CDS encoding HD domain-containing protein: MEYKDEKLVEEKVFKDPVHRYIHVRDKVIWDVIGTSEFQRLRRIKQLGTTYLVFHGAEHSRFHHSLGVYEIVRRIIDDGFSGRPEWNNEERLVTMCAALLHDLGHGPFSHAFEKVFDLDHEQFTQAILLGDTEVNAVLRRVAPDFPQKVADIIGKTYPDKLVVSLISSQIDADRMDYLQRDAYFTGVSYGHFDMERILRVMRPTEEQAVIKYSGMHAVEDYIMSRYQMYWQVYFHPVSRSAEVILIKILHRAKQLHESGYIFKQEPVHFRSFFDKTFLLEDYIALDESILLTYFQMWMKEDDAILSDLCYRFINRRLFQYAEFDPATEYRKIGELEQLFKEAGIDPAYYLVTDSSSDLPYDFYGPGEENERLPIYLQMRNGDLSELSRSSDVVDAISGKRRTDHKIYFPEDVLEAGKEQNPLYGRILDMLKG, translated from the coding sequence ATGGAATACAAAGATGAAAAACTGGTCGAAGAAAAAGTTTTCAAAGATCCTGTGCATCGATATATTCACGTGCGCGATAAAGTGATTTGGGACGTTATTGGCACAAGTGAATTTCAGCGCCTTCGCCGGATCAAACAACTAGGCACGACGTATCTCGTATTTCATGGGGCGGAGCATAGTAGGTTTCACCATTCGCTCGGTGTCTATGAAATCGTCAGACGCATCATTGACGACGGTTTCAGTGGCAGGCCTGAATGGAACAATGAGGAACGGCTAGTAACGATGTGTGCGGCGCTGTTGCATGATCTAGGACACGGTCCGTTTTCGCACGCCTTTGAAAAAGTGTTCGATCTCGATCATGAACAATTTACGCAAGCGATTTTGTTAGGGGACACAGAAGTAAATGCAGTGCTTCGTCGTGTGGCACCTGATTTCCCACAAAAAGTGGCTGATATAATTGGGAAAACCTATCCGGATAAGCTTGTCGTCAGTCTGATTTCAAGTCAAATTGATGCCGATCGGATGGATTATTTACAGCGTGACGCTTATTTTACAGGGGTGTCGTACGGTCATTTCGATATGGAACGTATTCTGCGTGTCATGCGACCTACAGAAGAACAGGCGGTTATTAAATATAGCGGTATGCACGCAGTGGAAGATTATATAATGAGCCGTTACCAGATGTACTGGCAAGTCTATTTCCATCCAGTGTCACGTAGCGCTGAAGTTATTTTGATCAAAATTTTACACCGTGCAAAGCAATTACATGAAAGCGGGTATATCTTTAAACAAGAACCTGTCCATTTCCGCTCTTTTTTTGATAAGACATTTCTGCTTGAAGACTATATTGCGCTTGATGAAAGTATTTTATTAACCTATTTCCAAATGTGGATGAAGGAAGACGACGCAATCTTGTCGGACCTTTGCTATCGGTTTATCAATAGAAGATTGTTCCAGTACGCAGAATTTGATCCGGCAACAGAATACCGGAAAATCGGTGAACTCGAGCAGTTATTCAAGGAAGCAGGAATTGATCCGGCTTATTACCTGGTTACAGATTCGTCGTCAGATTTACCTTACGACTTTTACGGTCCAGGTGAAGAAAACGAACGCTTACCGATATACTTACAAATGCGAAATGGGGACTTAAGCGAATTATCGCGTTCATCGGATGTCGTAGATGCGATTTCGGGTAAAAGACGAACAGACCATAAAATCTATTTCCCGGAAGATGTTTTGGAAGCAGGAAAAGAACAAAATCCGCTGTATGGCCGAATTTTAGATATGCTGAAAGGGTAG
- a CDS encoding RsfA family transcriptional regulator gives MVKVRQDAWIEENDTLLADTVLRHVREGSTQLSAFEEVGDALNRTAAACGFRWNAVVRRDYEKELSDAKKERKQAIRVLGKDFKRRGQQLYSPSQGLEEEQKISVPLSALSLDTVIAFLVRMHHTGVGDNESLRWRQTAKIANEKSEQLQKEIEKLQQENKTLRADYEQFVQIMNRARRLVTLDDDADRTAPVFKMEQNGNLVSKEPPINHH, from the coding sequence ATGGTGAAAGTTAGACAGGATGCTTGGATTGAAGAAAACGATACTTTATTAGCCGACACAGTACTACGACATGTTCGCGAAGGTAGTACACAACTTAGCGCTTTCGAAGAAGTTGGGGACGCGCTCAACAGAACGGCAGCAGCTTGCGGGTTCAGATGGAACGCAGTTGTAAGACGTGATTATGAAAAAGAGCTTTCGGACGCGAAGAAAGAACGCAAACAAGCAATACGTGTACTTGGAAAAGACTTTAAACGACGGGGACAACAATTATATAGCCCTTCGCAAGGACTAGAGGAAGAACAAAAGATTTCCGTTCCGTTATCAGCACTCTCACTCGATACGGTTATCGCATTTCTTGTCCGCATGCATCACACAGGCGTGGGAGATAACGAGTCACTTCGCTGGAGGCAAACTGCTAAAATCGCGAATGAAAAGTCGGAGCAACTCCAAAAAGAAATCGAAAAACTGCAACAGGAAAATAAAACCCTGCGCGCCGATTACGAACAATTTGTTCAAATTATGAACCGCGCACGCCGTCTCGTCACGCTAGATGATGATGCTGATCGCACAGCACCGGTTTTCAAAATGGAGCAAAATGGAAACCTAGTTTCAAAAGAACCGCCTATCAATCATCATTGA
- a CDS encoding transglycosylase domain-containing protein, producing the protein MQRTVYVKQKKRRSALRRLLLLSVTMIMAVLTIFLSLRLYAQITGAPSLSVPKASVFLDKDGKQIGDRFSAERRYWVDLDDMSPFLIDAVVATEDKNFYSHNGFDYRRIAGALLKDAKSGRKVEGASTITMQYAKNLYLTFEKTWKRKITEALYAYRMEIFYEKDVILEGYLNTVYFGHGMYGVEAASKFYFGKSAKDLTLEESAVITAIAKGPSVYSPIENPEKSRERTLLVLSLMEAQGYITARQEERATNEQITLKNREWADSKRVAPYFLDEVWREAEKVLVAKGRYPAEGGWTIRTTLDPLHQQAAEETIAKWMPDSGLQVGFMSIETGTGAITSLIGGINYTESPFNRATQAKRQPGSAMKPILYAAALEDGFSPLTFLSTEKTIFTYDEGRSTYEPNNVNGKFAGHPISLAQALAISDNIYAVKTLEDIGYKKFSKMAERLGVDGEFEESPATALGTSLVTLSDMTNAYNRVASGGIETVPTTILSISDADGKTVYEHPKQSKKHVISEQDAFVLTHLMTGMFDPVFNDYSTATGLSMRSKQTRPYAAKSGTTISDQYLIGYTPSLTAGIWTGYDVGKQLTDTTDKAASKKIWIDFMETVNRGLPPEPFIPPNGVNGVIIDVDTGGIAVNECEKQRLVYVKEKDMPQKLCTDKVLREQRTVGETDGKKFELFPFSFFE; encoded by the coding sequence ATGCAACGGACAGTATATGTGAAACAGAAAAAAAGACGCTCGGCATTACGAAGGCTGTTGCTGCTATCCGTCACGATGATAATGGCGGTGCTGACCATCTTCCTATCGCTCAGGCTCTATGCTCAAATTACAGGCGCACCTTCTTTAAGCGTGCCAAAAGCTTCTGTCTTTCTTGATAAAGATGGCAAGCAAATTGGCGACCGGTTTTCCGCGGAACGACGGTACTGGGTAGACCTCGATGACATGTCACCGTTTCTAATCGATGCAGTCGTTGCGACAGAAGACAAGAATTTTTATAGCCACAACGGTTTTGATTATAGACGGATTGCAGGCGCCCTTTTGAAAGATGCGAAATCCGGGCGCAAAGTCGAAGGAGCCAGCACAATTACCATGCAATATGCGAAAAACTTGTATTTGACGTTTGAAAAGACATGGAAACGGAAAATCACTGAAGCACTTTATGCCTATCGAATGGAAATATTTTACGAAAAAGATGTCATCTTAGAAGGTTATTTGAATACTGTTTACTTCGGACATGGCATGTATGGTGTCGAGGCGGCAAGTAAGTTTTATTTCGGAAAGTCAGCAAAAGATCTGACGTTAGAGGAATCCGCCGTTATTACTGCCATCGCGAAAGGTCCTTCGGTTTATTCGCCTATTGAAAATCCCGAGAAATCGAGGGAACGAACATTGCTGGTATTGTCACTTATGGAGGCGCAAGGGTACATTACTGCGCGCCAAGAAGAACGGGCGACGAACGAACAAATTACGTTAAAAAACCGCGAATGGGCTGACTCTAAGCGCGTTGCCCCTTATTTTCTGGATGAAGTGTGGCGTGAGGCTGAAAAAGTACTTGTAGCGAAAGGACGCTATCCGGCAGAAGGTGGTTGGACAATCCGGACAACGCTGGATCCACTTCACCAACAAGCCGCCGAAGAAACGATCGCTAAATGGATGCCGGATAGCGGTTTACAAGTTGGGTTCATGTCGATAGAAACAGGAACGGGTGCAATCACATCGCTCATAGGTGGGATAAATTATACCGAAAGTCCGTTCAACCGGGCGACCCAAGCAAAGCGTCAGCCCGGCTCGGCGATGAAACCTATTTTGTATGCAGCTGCACTCGAAGATGGGTTCAGTCCACTGACATTTTTATCGACGGAAAAAACCATTTTCACTTATGATGAAGGCCGTTCGACGTATGAACCAAACAATGTGAACGGTAAATTTGCTGGCCACCCTATCTCGCTTGCGCAGGCACTGGCTATTTCCGATAATATTTACGCAGTGAAAACGCTTGAAGATATCGGTTATAAGAAATTCAGCAAAATGGCTGAACGTCTTGGCGTTGACGGTGAATTCGAAGAATCTCCTGCAACCGCACTTGGCACTTCACTTGTCACACTTTCTGACATGACAAATGCCTATAACCGAGTTGCGTCAGGCGGTATCGAAACAGTCCCAACGACGATTCTATCCATATCAGATGCAGACGGAAAAACGGTCTATGAACATCCGAAGCAAAGCAAGAAACATGTCATCAGCGAACAGGATGCATTTGTTCTTACTCATCTGATGACTGGTATGTTCGATCCAGTGTTCAACGATTATTCTACTGCCACTGGTTTATCTATGCGCTCAAAACAGACGCGGCCCTATGCAGCAAAATCTGGAACGACGATTTCGGATCAATACTTAATTGGCTACACCCCTTCACTAACGGCGGGGATTTGGACCGGATATGATGTCGGAAAGCAACTGACCGACACGACGGATAAAGCGGCATCGAAAAAAATATGGATCGACTTCATGGAGACCGTAAATCGCGGTCTTCCACCCGAACCGTTCATCCCTCCGAATGGAGTCAATGGCGTCATCATTGACGTTGACACAGGTGGTATCGCTGTAAATGAATGCGAGAAACAACGGCTTGTTTATGTAAAAGAAAAGGATATGCCACAAAAGCTATGTACGGATAAAGTGCTACGAGAACAGCGCACAGTAGGCGAAACTGACGGGAAGAAGTTTGAACTATTTCCGTTTTCGTTTTTTGAGTGA
- the pta gene encoding phosphate acetyltransferase, whose amino-acid sequence MADLFKGIKESLSGKRKTIILPEGTDIRVLEAASRLQGEGLVKPVLLGNETEVQEVATEAGIDISEVDIIDPESVSYFEELAGKFVERRGGKATLEQARKQLTDVNYFGTMLVYTGRADGLVSGAAHSTADTVRPALQIIKTKPGISRTSGAFIMMKGDERLVFADCAITVAPTAQELAEIAIESAKTAQAFGVDPRVAMLSFSTKGSAVTEETEKVANAVKIAQSLAPDLLLDGEFQFDAAYVPEIAAKKAPESVIKGNANVFVFPSLEAGNIGYKIAERLGGYEAIGPILQGLNAPVNDLSRGCSAADVYKLALLTAAQSL is encoded by the coding sequence ATGGCTGATTTATTTAAAGGAATTAAAGAAAGTTTGAGTGGCAAAAGAAAGACGATTATCCTACCGGAAGGAACGGATATCCGCGTACTAGAAGCGGCTTCACGCTTGCAAGGGGAAGGGCTTGTGAAGCCAGTTCTTCTTGGCAATGAAACCGAAGTGCAAGAAGTCGCAACTGAAGCAGGAATTGATATTTCGGAAGTAGATATCATTGATCCCGAGAGTGTTTCTTACTTTGAAGAACTAGCCGGAAAGTTCGTGGAACGTCGGGGTGGCAAAGCGACATTGGAGCAAGCACGTAAACAATTGACAGATGTAAATTATTTTGGAACGATGCTCGTTTATACAGGGCGTGCGGACGGATTGGTGAGTGGGGCAGCGCATTCAACTGCAGACACCGTACGACCGGCGCTTCAAATTATTAAAACAAAACCAGGTATCTCAAGGACTAGCGGGGCCTTTATTATGATGAAAGGCGATGAACGGCTCGTCTTTGCAGATTGTGCGATTACGGTTGCACCAACAGCGCAAGAACTGGCTGAAATCGCGATTGAAAGCGCCAAAACAGCGCAGGCATTCGGTGTGGATCCACGTGTTGCGATGCTGAGTTTCTCTACAAAAGGATCTGCCGTAACGGAAGAAACAGAAAAAGTTGCGAACGCGGTGAAAATCGCTCAATCGCTTGCACCTGATTTGCTACTCGACGGTGAGTTCCAATTTGATGCGGCCTATGTTCCGGAAATTGCTGCGAAAAAGGCACCTGAATCAGTCATTAAAGGTAACGCGAACGTCTTCGTTTTCCCATCACTTGAAGCGGGTAATATCGGTTATAAAATAGCGGAGCGTCTTGGTGGCTACGAAGCAATTGGCCCGATTCTTCAAGGATTGAACGCACCCGTAAATGATTTGTCACGCGGTTGTTCCGCTGCCGATGTCTACAAGCTTGCCTTGTTAACCGCGGCACAAAGTCTATGA
- a CDS encoding cell wall hydrolase, which yields MAVIKYTDAELDLLARLMRAEAEGDGQLGMLLVGNVGVNRVRSGCLDFNDIRSLQDMVFQSPGGFEATTKPYFYQRARELDRNLARRVVNGERFTPGERSLWFFMPTGDCPAQWYNQWNTGRFKSHCFFSPTVQDCPNL from the coding sequence GTGGCAGTAATAAAGTACACGGATGCTGAACTGGATCTACTTGCACGGTTAATGCGCGCTGAAGCAGAAGGCGATGGCCAATTAGGCATGCTTTTAGTCGGTAATGTCGGAGTGAATCGCGTACGTTCCGGATGTCTCGATTTCAATGATATACGAAGTTTGCAAGATATGGTTTTCCAAAGTCCAGGAGGCTTCGAGGCTACGACGAAACCGTATTTTTATCAGCGTGCTCGCGAACTGGATCGAAATCTAGCAAGGCGCGTTGTCAACGGCGAACGTTTCACTCCGGGAGAACGATCATTATGGTTTTTCATGCCAACAGGAGATTGCCCGGCACAGTGGTATAACCAATGGAACACAGGTAGATTCAAGTCACACTGTTTCTTTTCCCCAACGGTTCAAGACTGCCCTAACCTGTAA
- the argS gene encoding arginine--tRNA ligase: protein MNAVEQIQQEVKVALRQAVIDAGLAEETAIPDIMLETPNNKDNGDYATNIAMQLTKLAKKPPRAIAEAILEKLNTDGTSIESIEIAGPGFINIKLKTDYLGGIVKTVLEQGENYGRSNFGNKQKVQVEFVSANPTGDLHLGHARGASLGDSLSNVLDFAGYDVAREYYINDAGNQVHNLANSVEARYFQALGLDKEMPEDGYQGPDIINIGKMLAAEYGDKYVNTPDEERYAFFRQYGLEHELEKLKTDLANFRVSFDVWFSETSLYENGKIDVALDKLRANGHVFEEDGATWFRSTTFGDDKDRVLIKNDGTYTYLTPDIAYHEDKLFRGFDKLINIWGADHHGYIPRMKAAIEALGYGNDTLEVSVVQMVQLYKDGEKFKMSKRTGKAVTLRELVEEVGLDAVRYFFAMRSGDSQMDFDLDLAISQSNENPVYYAQYAHARISSILRQADENGMAVSVDNVSLLQAEKELELLKKIGDFPQVISDAARIRSPHRVATYIQELAATFHSFYNAEKVLDPDNRELSEARLALITITRTTIANALKLIGVSAPEKM, encoded by the coding sequence ATGAACGCGGTAGAACAGATTCAACAAGAGGTAAAAGTGGCACTTCGTCAAGCTGTAATTGATGCGGGTTTGGCAGAAGAAACGGCAATACCGGACATTATGCTTGAAACGCCTAATAACAAAGACAACGGCGATTATGCAACGAACATTGCTATGCAACTGACAAAGTTAGCGAAAAAGCCGCCGCGTGCAATTGCGGAAGCGATACTTGAAAAACTAAATACGGATGGCACTTCGATCGAATCGATTGAAATTGCAGGTCCTGGTTTCATCAATATAAAATTAAAAACGGATTACTTAGGCGGCATCGTCAAGACCGTTCTTGAACAAGGCGAGAACTACGGCCGTTCAAACTTTGGCAATAAACAAAAAGTCCAAGTTGAATTTGTTTCTGCTAATCCTACAGGTGACCTTCACCTTGGACATGCACGCGGAGCTTCTCTTGGTGATTCTCTATCCAACGTTCTCGATTTCGCTGGCTACGATGTGGCACGTGAATACTACATTAACGATGCAGGAAATCAAGTGCACAACCTTGCTAATTCTGTTGAAGCACGTTATTTCCAAGCACTCGGGTTGGATAAAGAAATGCCTGAAGACGGCTACCAAGGACCGGACATTATTAATATCGGTAAAATGCTGGCAGCTGAATATGGCGACAAATACGTCAACACGCCAGATGAAGAGCGTTATGCATTCTTCCGCCAATATGGCCTGGAGCATGAATTAGAAAAGCTAAAAACAGACCTTGCGAATTTCCGTGTGTCGTTTGATGTCTGGTTCTCTGAAACTTCATTGTATGAAAACGGCAAAATCGATGTTGCTCTTGATAAATTACGTGCCAACGGCCATGTCTTTGAAGAAGATGGCGCAACATGGTTCCGTTCAACAACTTTCGGTGATGACAAAGATCGTGTGTTAATCAAAAACGACGGTACTTACACGTATTTGACACCGGATATCGCGTACCATGAGGATAAATTGTTCCGCGGATTCGATAAACTTATCAATATTTGGGGCGCAGATCACCATGGTTATATTCCACGGATGAAAGCGGCAATCGAAGCGCTTGGTTACGGCAACGACACGCTCGAAGTCAGCGTCGTGCAAATGGTTCAGTTATATAAAGACGGTGAAAAGTTCAAGATGAGTAAACGTACGGGGAAAGCCGTAACCTTGCGTGAGCTAGTTGAGGAAGTTGGTTTGGATGCAGTCCGTTACTTCTTCGCAATGCGTTCAGGTGACTCGCAGATGGACTTCGACCTAGACCTAGCGATTTCTCAGTCGAATGAAAACCCTGTGTACTACGCACAATATGCGCATGCACGGATTTCATCAATCTTGCGCCAAGCTGATGAAAATGGCATGGCTGTATCTGTGGATAATGTTTCTTTATTGCAAGCTGAAAAAGAGTTGGAATTACTGAAGAAAATCGGTGACTTCCCGCAAGTAATCAGTGATGCAGCGAGAATCCGTTCACCACACCGCGTTGCAACATATATCCAAGAACTAGCGGCTACATTCCACAGCTTTTATAACGCAGAAAAAGTGCTAGACCCAGACAACCGCGAACTATCGGAAGCACGTCTAGCATTAATTACAATCACACGCACAACAATTGCAAATGCATTGAAACTTATTGGTGTTTCTGCTCCAGAAAAGATGTAA
- a CDS encoding DUF1934 domain-containing protein, with translation MESREKGRYVTIKLHSSIRHPGQDEEKHELNAKGLLIEKAGKSYLKYEEQQSGKSIQTIVKLDSTDALIMRRGAVTMRLPFVAAGERPGTYGSGPATFDLVVKTDKLDFKEQEDNSGGRFNVHYDLHAEGSLLGTYELTITYTEGTI, from the coding sequence ATGGAATCGCGGGAAAAAGGGCGATATGTAACGATTAAGCTCCATTCGTCAATTCGCCATCCAGGCCAAGACGAGGAGAAGCATGAATTGAATGCAAAAGGTTTGCTGATTGAAAAAGCAGGCAAATCTTATTTGAAATATGAAGAACAACAAAGTGGAAAGTCGATTCAAACAATTGTTAAATTGGATTCTACAGACGCACTTATTATGCGTCGCGGTGCAGTTACGATGCGATTGCCATTTGTTGCAGCTGGTGAACGTCCAGGAACGTACGGCAGTGGACCGGCGACGTTTGACTTAGTTGTCAAAACGGACAAGCTCGATTTCAAGGAGCAAGAAGACAATTCCGGAGGACGCTTCAATGTGCATTACGATTTGCATGCAGAAGGATCGCTTCTTGGAACATACGAACTGACTATTACATACACGGAGGGAACAATATGA
- a CDS encoding lipoate--protein ligase family protein, which yields MISYESFLTIPTWRFVDESMTTRTRSALESFAADDTLCHLVGQQISVPTVRTWVHNQTVVLGIQDHRLPHVTEAVSTLENAGYNAIVRNSGGLAVVLDEGVLNISIVLSELDSSIDIPAGYEVMLTFVRMLFPEAGDRIEAYEIVGSYCPGSYDLSIDGRKFAGISQRRLRQGIAVQVYLCVEGSGAERAELIRDFYETGLQGEETKFTYPVIKPEVMASLSELLDMPLTVNDVVIRIQLMLRELADHVEIGGLKPEEMELYTFYLNRVFERNQKMLARG from the coding sequence ATGATATCATATGAGTCTTTTTTAACTATTCCCACATGGCGTTTTGTGGATGAATCCATGACAACACGTACCCGTTCCGCACTAGAATCATTCGCCGCCGACGATACGCTTTGTCATCTCGTCGGCCAGCAGATAAGCGTCCCGACAGTCCGTACATGGGTGCACAATCAAACGGTCGTGCTCGGTATCCAGGATCATCGGCTACCGCATGTTACAGAAGCAGTTTCGACACTTGAAAATGCTGGTTATAACGCGATTGTCCGCAATTCAGGTGGACTTGCAGTAGTGCTTGACGAAGGTGTATTAAACATATCAATTGTTCTATCTGAACTCGACTCTTCAATCGATATTCCAGCAGGTTATGAAGTAATGCTCACATTTGTTCGTATGCTTTTTCCGGAAGCAGGAGACCGTATTGAAGCCTATGAAATTGTAGGATCATATTGTCCGGGCTCGTATGATTTGAGTATTGATGGCCGCAAATTTGCCGGTATTTCACAGCGTAGATTGCGTCAAGGTATCGCAGTCCAAGTCTACCTTTGCGTTGAAGGAAGTGGGGCGGAACGTGCTGAGCTAATCCGTGATTTTTACGAAACGGGCTTGCAGGGAGAAGAAACGAAGTTCACTTATCCGGTCATTAAACCGGAAGTGATGGCATCCCTGTCAGAACTTCTGGACATGCCGCTCACGGTGAACGATGTTGTTATTCGTATCCAGCTTATGTTGCGCGAGCTTGCGGATCATGTGGAGATAGGCGGCTTGAAACCGGAAGAAATGGAGTTATACACCTTTTATTTGAACCGAGTCTTCGAACGCAATCAAAAAATGCTGGCGCGCGGATGA
- a CDS encoding YwhD family protein, whose amino-acid sequence MTNENKPKQKLGFTIIKDDPTDGHGGYGIGSLSLENVSPVIIDVNEGVARIEIGAMHARSDTERGVKFTLNREDSEGGKPYWLVWVTIDFREQGPYYAGVTACEMVVNREKRRGYKVLADHVNRMDKSMKRNIIVDHMDDKSKQILAEFLAAHNKEMWDRSEPKLHVDLSVDSPEL is encoded by the coding sequence ATGACAAATGAAAATAAACCGAAACAGAAATTGGGTTTCACAATTATAAAGGACGATCCGACTGACGGTCATGGCGGGTACGGGATTGGTTCGTTGTCACTTGAAAACGTGTCACCTGTCATTATCGATGTCAATGAAGGCGTTGCGCGTATTGAGATAGGTGCGATGCATGCTAGAAGCGATACAGAACGCGGTGTCAAATTTACGCTGAACCGCGAAGATTCAGAAGGTGGCAAACCATATTGGCTTGTCTGGGTAACAATCGATTTCCGCGAACAAGGGCCTTATTATGCGGGCGTTACAGCGTGTGAAATGGTCGTTAATCGTGAAAAACGCCGAGGGTATAAAGTGCTTGCCGATCACGTTAATCGGATGGATAAATCGATGAAACGGAATATCATTGTTGATCATATGGATGATAAATCAAAGCAGATTTTAGCTGAATTCCTTGCTGCTCATAACAAGGAAATGTGGGACAGAAGCGAACCAAAACTGCATGTTGATTTGAGTGTGGATTCGCCGGAGTTGTGA
- a CDS encoding 2-hydroxymuconate tautomerase, translated as MPIVTVKMLEGRTDEQKRALCERVTEAVAETTGAPAQNVSVIIEEMSKNHYSIAGKRPSDQ; from the coding sequence ATGCCAATCGTAACTGTGAAAATGTTGGAAGGTCGTACAGATGAACAAAAACGTGCGCTATGCGAAAGAGTAACAGAAGCTGTTGCTGAAACAACAGGTGCACCTGCTCAAAATGTTTCTGTCATCATTGAAGAAATGTCGAAAAACCATTATTCCATCGCTGGAAAACGTCCAAGCGATCAGTAA
- the hemQ gene encoding hydrogen peroxide-dependent heme synthase: MIEAAKTLDGWYVLHDLRSMDWASWKLVSKEERQAAVEEFLVYLEKLQKTDDDKTGAHAFYTVIGQKADFMLMTLRPTMDELQELETEFNKLAIADFTIPAYSYLSVVELSNYLAGESTDDPYQNPYVRGRLYPELQRSQYICFYPMDKKRDGDVNWYMLDMDKRKELMRAHGLIGRSYAGKVKQIISGSVGFDDYEWGVTLFADDVLQFKKLIYEMRFDEVSARYAEFGSFFVGTILEGDKKAAFFNI, from the coding sequence ATGATCGAAGCAGCAAAAACACTTGATGGTTGGTACGTTTTACATGATTTACGCTCGATGGACTGGGCATCTTGGAAATTAGTTTCAAAAGAAGAACGCCAAGCAGCAGTAGAGGAATTTCTTGTTTACCTTGAAAAACTTCAAAAAACAGATGACGATAAAACAGGAGCACATGCTTTCTATACAGTAATTGGCCAAAAAGCTGATTTCATGCTTATGACTTTGCGTCCGACAATGGACGAACTGCAAGAGCTTGAAACGGAATTCAATAAACTCGCAATCGCTGATTTCACGATTCCAGCGTATTCGTACCTGTCAGTCGTTGAACTATCGAACTACCTTGCAGGCGAGTCCACTGATGATCCTTATCAAAACCCATATGTACGCGGACGTCTGTACCCTGAACTTCAACGCAGCCAATACATCTGCTTCTACCCGATGGACAAGAAGCGCGATGGCGATGTCAACTGGTACATGCTCGATATGGATAAACGCAAAGAATTGATGCGCGCACACGGTTTGATTGGCCGCAGCTACGCTGGAAAAGTGAAACAAATCATTTCCGGTTCTGTCGGTTTCGACGACTACGAATGGGGCGTTACACTGTTCGCGGACGACGTTCTTCAGTTCAAAAAGTTGATTTATGAAATGCGTTTTGACGAAGTAAGCGCACGCTACGCTGAATTCGGCTCATTCTTTGTGGGTACGATTTTAGAAGGCGACAAAAAAGCAGCATTTTTCAACATCTAA